One stretch of Candidatus Baltobacteraceae bacterium DNA includes these proteins:
- the ggt gene encoding gamma-glutamyltransferase — MSFGTSFAVTTRPTIMGRNAALVAGHQLAAQAGMRMLEAGGNAIDAAIAIAAAAAVLKPDACALGSDLFLLFAQAGTNEVFALNASGAAPRLATRDAFPNGIEHLGLRAASVPGAVDGWYRAIARFGRLTLGEVLAPAIELARSAPVSALFASTLAKNEDTLRGFPETYRIYYPSGRAPRAGEVLVQTDLARTLEAIASEGPQSFYRGAFAQALDKYAQATGAFLRADDLAGYEAEWREPLRSTYRGYELIGQPPVSVGLAVLEAMQILEHFPVADLEDSSAERIHFQVEAMKIAMSDVRGHLGDPAFVSERAVPELLDRSRSARRAKEIDPAHARNYEPANLFARAGSDTSYAAVVDADGNAVSLLQSVYHIFGCGEVIPGTGTLLNNRMTGFSLDPASPNALEPGKRTMHTLNPLLLRKEGRAAICLGTPGGPSQIYTNMELLTRLIDDRLEPQRAIDAPRWFVTPSGDLNVERSVPSDVRAALAALGHRVVDFPAHSASFGGAGIIAINAANVREAAADPRRETYALGC; from the coding sequence ATGAGTTTCGGTACGTCATTCGCCGTCACGACACGGCCGACGATCATGGGAAGAAACGCGGCACTTGTTGCGGGTCATCAGCTTGCCGCGCAAGCCGGCATGCGCATGTTGGAGGCCGGCGGCAACGCGATCGACGCCGCGATTGCGATAGCTGCTGCTGCGGCAGTGCTCAAGCCGGATGCATGCGCTCTTGGTAGCGATCTGTTCTTGCTCTTCGCGCAAGCCGGAACGAACGAAGTCTTTGCGCTCAATGCAAGCGGAGCGGCGCCCCGACTTGCAACGCGCGATGCGTTCCCGAACGGCATCGAACATCTGGGGTTGCGTGCTGCATCCGTCCCGGGAGCCGTCGACGGCTGGTACCGCGCGATCGCGCGCTTCGGCCGCCTAACGCTCGGCGAGGTTCTGGCTCCCGCGATCGAGCTTGCACGTAGCGCTCCGGTCTCGGCGCTGTTCGCCTCGACGCTGGCAAAGAACGAAGATACGTTGCGAGGCTTCCCGGAAACCTATCGTATCTACTATCCGAGCGGACGCGCTCCGCGCGCGGGCGAAGTTCTCGTTCAAACCGATCTTGCGCGTACGCTCGAAGCCATCGCGAGCGAAGGTCCACAGAGTTTTTATCGCGGCGCGTTCGCACAAGCGCTCGACAAATACGCGCAAGCGACCGGAGCCTTCTTGCGTGCCGATGATCTAGCCGGGTACGAAGCCGAATGGCGCGAGCCGCTGAGGTCGACATATCGTGGCTACGAGTTGATCGGGCAGCCGCCGGTTTCGGTCGGTCTCGCCGTACTCGAGGCGATGCAAATCCTCGAGCATTTCCCGGTTGCCGATCTCGAAGACTCGAGCGCAGAACGGATCCACTTCCAGGTGGAAGCGATGAAGATTGCGATGAGCGACGTGCGCGGTCATCTCGGCGATCCGGCATTTGTTTCCGAACGCGCAGTCCCCGAATTGCTCGATCGCAGCCGTTCGGCACGACGCGCGAAGGAGATCGATCCGGCGCACGCGCGCAACTACGAACCTGCAAATCTCTTTGCGCGAGCAGGTTCCGACACGAGCTACGCCGCCGTCGTCGACGCGGATGGGAACGCGGTATCGCTGTTGCAGAGCGTCTATCACATATTCGGTTGCGGGGAAGTGATCCCGGGGACGGGGACCTTGCTCAACAACCGGATGACTGGTTTTTCACTCGATCCGGCTTCCCCCAATGCACTCGAGCCGGGCAAACGCACGATGCACACGCTGAACCCATTGCTCCTGCGCAAAGAAGGTCGTGCCGCAATCTGTCTAGGCACACCCGGTGGTCCAAGTCAGATCTACACGAATATGGAGTTGTTGACGCGTTTGATCGACGACCGTCTCGAGCCGCAACGTGCGATCGATGCGCCACGCTGGTTTGTGACGCCCTCGGGCGACCTGAACGTCGAACGCAGCGTTCCTTCGGACGTACGCGCCGCTCTCGCAGCGCTCGGACATCGCGTCGTCGATTTCCCGGCTCACAGCGCGTCGTTCGGCGGAGCCGGCATCATCGCGATCAACGCGGCGAACGTCCGCGAAGCCGCGGCCGATCCACGCCGCGAAACATACGCGCTGGGATGCTAG
- a CDS encoding amidohydrolase: protein MLASPPLGELKAKLGSIIDAHAQSLTHFGNDVFAHPEIGFREERTSARIAEALRRLDLTVEEGLALTGVRARLRLGKPGPTVCVMGELDGLPVPGHPNADPATGVAHACGHNAQLAHLLGVATALVESDAAAHLAGEIVFLAVPAEEYVDLEWRTDLARRGKVEFLGGKPELLKDGVFDDIDLAMMVHASGTPNGNLLSTTWNYNGFVAKQARFIGRAAHAGNAPYRGINALNAAVLAMQAMHMQRETFRDEDHIRVHPIITRGGDAINVVPADVRLETFVRGASLEAIDEAAEKIDRSLHAGALALGAAVEIRTLSGYLPLSVNRELGEVFRENAVELVGSARYGESPTNSASTDAGDLCHVMPVLHPNHGGCSGANHTVDFRIVDPIDAYITPAKAMAHTLVDLLSGDAERAKSVIAGFKPKLTRDEYLAKMRALNRTERFP, encoded by the coding sequence ATGCTAGCGAGCCCACCACTTGGGGAGCTCAAGGCCAAGCTCGGGTCGATCATCGATGCACACGCGCAATCTTTGACCCATTTCGGCAACGATGTTTTTGCGCATCCGGAGATAGGTTTTCGCGAGGAACGGACCTCTGCGCGGATTGCAGAGGCGCTACGGCGGCTCGATCTTACCGTCGAAGAGGGTTTGGCGCTGACCGGCGTGCGCGCGCGCTTGCGTCTTGGGAAACCCGGCCCGACGGTTTGCGTAATGGGCGAGCTCGACGGATTGCCGGTCCCCGGACATCCGAATGCCGATCCGGCGACGGGAGTCGCACACGCTTGCGGACACAATGCGCAGCTCGCGCATCTTCTCGGCGTCGCAACCGCGCTCGTCGAAAGTGACGCAGCCGCGCATCTTGCCGGTGAGATCGTTTTTCTCGCGGTTCCCGCCGAAGAATACGTCGATTTGGAATGGCGCACCGATCTCGCGCGCCGCGGAAAGGTCGAGTTTCTCGGCGGCAAGCCCGAACTGCTGAAGGACGGCGTCTTCGATGACATCGACCTCGCAATGATGGTGCACGCGTCCGGCACGCCAAACGGCAATCTGCTTTCGACGACCTGGAACTACAATGGGTTTGTCGCGAAGCAAGCCCGCTTCATTGGACGAGCCGCTCACGCGGGCAATGCACCCTATCGCGGGATCAACGCGCTCAACGCGGCGGTGCTGGCGATGCAAGCCATGCACATGCAGCGCGAGACGTTTCGGGACGAGGACCACATACGCGTTCATCCGATCATTACGCGCGGCGGCGATGCAATCAACGTCGTTCCCGCCGACGTGCGCTTGGAGACGTTCGTTCGGGGTGCGTCGCTCGAAGCGATCGACGAGGCGGCGGAAAAAATCGATCGTTCCTTGCACGCGGGCGCCCTCGCGCTCGGGGCCGCCGTCGAGATACGAACGCTGTCGGGATATCTTCCGCTCTCCGTCAATCGCGAGCTTGGTGAGGTGTTTCGCGAAAATGCGGTCGAGCTGGTCGGATCCGCACGCTATGGCGAGTCACCCACCAATTCGGCCTCGACAGATGCGGGCGACCTCTGTCACGTGATGCCGGTGCTCCATCCGAACCATGGGGGTTGCAGCGGCGCGAATCACACCGTCGATTTTCGGATCGTCGATCCGATCGATGCCTACATCACGCCCGCGAAGGCGATGGCGCACACGCTGGTGGACTTGTTGTCCGGCGACGCGGAACGCGCGAAGAGCGTCATCGCCGGATTCAAACCGAAGCTCACGCGCGACGAATATCTTGCAAAGATGCGCGCGCTCAACAGGACGGAGCGGTTTCCCTAA